The DNA window tatggaAGCTCGTGTATCAAAATGATCtacttttaaaataagtaaattttgaattatttcaaataaaatttataagctaaaaataaatagataaataaattgaatggaATAAATGATAATTGATCTTACTTAGTTGTTTTTcaagaataagaagaaacaAAATGTCAATATGAGATTTGTTTTATTAACACCTAAATAAGATATAAGagaattcttaattttttttgtttgttactAATGAATTTAGAAATTCActctattgaaaaataattacttaaaagagttaaatatgaattaaattaaatttaccttTTTTCTTGGtacaatatatttgaaaaagtcatttttatcataactacatcttatttttgaaattagttaTATGTTCATGTTTTTTTGCTGTTCTTTTGTTGATTTTTTCTCTCGCTTCTTTTTTAGCCaataaatggtattttattGATTTAGTTTATGCCtaacaaagaaattaataaaacaataaatggtatatatatacatataaatatagaGAGCATCGTTACAatcttctttaattatatatattttgtgaaatttttttggaaaactaGTGAGTGTTTttcttattattctttttttctctacacattaacaatttttttttattacttatatgAAGGGCTGTAATTGTTCTATTTTTATTGTTTCACATGTCtatgttttacattttttttttattttgttgaagtAATTTGTtatcttgatttatttttgtcctaGATTTGAAGAAGAACATTTAAACTCTCTATCATGGCAAACTCTAAGCAAAGGATTGTAAAACTATCAAGTTCCTCCACCCCTAAACACATCGAATTGTCCCCACCACAAAAGTTGCATGAATTGGCGAGTTTCACTTGTGAAATATGTGTCGAGCCCAACTTTTTGCCAGAATTGAGATTCAAGAATAGAGATTTTTGTTCTCATCATTTTTGCAATGATTGCATTATCAAGTACGTCAAAAGTGAAAATTGAAGTTGATAACACTGCGAATATTAAGTGTCCCGGCCTACGTTGCGACTTCAATCTAGACATACTCTCTTGTCGTTCGATCCTCCCTGTTAAGTTGTTTGAAAAATGGTGCGATATCCTTTTCGTCAAAATCATTTTGGAGCTCGATCATTGCTATTGCCCTAATCAAAAGTGTACAACGTTGATGGTGAACGAATGTGGCGGGGATGTAAAGCGGTCTATTTGTCATAACTGTAAACAAGCGTTCTGTTTTAAGTGCAAAACTTCATGGCACGATGGTTTTGATTGCGAAGAGAATGAAGAAATTAAGGATGCTAATGACGTTGCTTTTGGTGTTCTTGTTGAGAAGAATAAGTGGATGAGGTGCCCTAAATGCAAATTTTATGTCTCGTTGAGAAATAATAGTTGCACAAAACAAGTATCATGCAGGTTTTATATATTGTCTCACTCCATCTCCATATACATAGTATTCTATATATGCACATTAATTTTGAAACTTATAATTATGTTCTGTTTGATGAATATTGATGCAGATGTTCGACAAAATTCTGTTATAAGTGTGGGAAGAATTTGATGAGACGCACAATTTGCGAATGCTACTATTCGGAGTCCCCTAACAGACTTATAAGGCATTTTGGATCTTACCAAAAATTTTGGATAcctattctattttttttcgtACTGGATATAATGATCAATTATGAAGAGTGGTTTCACTAGTAGATATATTGGTAATCGCATTGTGGGTCTTatccattatatatttattcttttatccGTTGATTTGTCTCTTCTTACTTGGAGAATTTACTGACTTACCAactaataatagaaaataattgtcaTTGCTTCTTATTTTAAGtacatttaaattttgaatttaagtaCTTAGTTTGTTAtgtctaatattattttactcattatTGTATACACTAACTATttacacaaataaatatattgattaattg is part of the Impatiens glandulifera chromosome 1, dImpGla2.1, whole genome shotgun sequence genome and encodes:
- the LOC124913868 gene encoding E3 ubiquitin-protein ligase RSL1-like — translated: MIALSSTSKVKIEVDNTANIKCPGLRCDFNLDILSCRSILPVKLFEKWCDILFVKIILELDHCYCPNQKCTTLMVNECGGDVKRSICHNCKQAFCFKCKTSWHDGFDCEENEEIKDANDVAFGVLVEKNKWMRCPKCKFYVSLRNNSCTKQMFDKILL